In the genome of Monodelphis domestica isolate mMonDom1 chromosome 2, mMonDom1.pri, whole genome shotgun sequence, one region contains:
- the LOC103098242 gene encoding 60S acidic ribosomal protein P2-like — translation MHYEAAYLLAVLDSNDSLISKDWEKTASALRQIKSGSRSSASSAAKTMEDLIVQRRSKLTSTPMGMQIEGPLPSEESNDDMGFGLFD, via the coding sequence ATGCACTACGAGGCTGCCTACCTTTTGGCTGTCCTAGACAGCAATGATTCCCTAATCTCTAAGGACTGGGAAAAGACAGCATCAGCACTGAGGCAGATAAAGAGTGGCTCAAGGTCATCAGcaagttcagcagcaaaaaccaTGGAAGATTTGATTGTGCAGAGGAGAAGTAAGCTGACCTCCACACCTATGGGGATGCAAATAGAGGGGCCATTGCCATCAGAAGAGTCCAATGATGACATGGGATTTGGGCTATTTGATTGA